The following nucleotide sequence is from Synchiropus splendidus isolate RoL2022-P1 chromosome 1, RoL_Sspl_1.0, whole genome shotgun sequence.
GATGCAGTTCAGGCAGCTCCACAGTTTCACAAAGCCGCACCAGTCCAGCAGTCACGTTCATACAAGAAGCCTTTCCAGATGACTAGAAAGAGTCATGTGTAAGACTAGTACAGAGGAGTTGCTGGATACACAAATAATGAAGCGACTGCTAATGCTACATGGTTCATTTACAGAATCATTTGCATTCTGAACTTTGCCAGAGTTTCTggacaggaaggaaggacagCCCTTTACAGACACTTTACGTGTCTGTTAACCCTTGTTCAATGTTATCGGTTTTGAGTATTTATGTGGGACTTGTTGTAACTattgtgtctttattttgtaCTTCTTGGAGGAGTATTATCAGCAATGCCAGTACTTGAAGGTGAGCACATGAATGATGTCATTAGGAGTGCAAGAGTTCTCAATACTCCCCTGTGCGTCACTGCTCAGAGGTGTAACGTGACTGTCATTCCATGAATGTGTAACTAAAACCACATTTTTATCGAGAGGTAACACAAGATACAACTGTGTGACAATGTAGTCTGAGCGATGGCATAACTTAGCAatgtttttcaaccagtgtgctGCAAAATTATAGTGTTTGTACCAACAATTTTTCACTAaatgaaagggattttctacagttTCAACAGAGCACAATTGTGCCTTACAGAAGGTTTCTGCGGTGGTGTGcattggtatttttttttaaatggacaaaAACAGTGACTGGAGGATGTGACCTGACTGCCAATACTTGCAGATGTAACATGAACAACTCTATAGCTTGGTGATCTAGCATGAGTGACGACCAGTGTTGGGCCAGTAACTTAAAGGAAAATGATGAATTAAGCCATCAAGCTAGAAGacagaatgaaagaagaaaaataatcttaaatgaaacttcattttTGTGTCTTAAATATATCATAAAATGGACACAATGTCATTACGCCATGAGATTATCACCTTAAAAAGTGATTTGATTCTAtattatttaattgtatttattgattcacaatataaaaataaacagaagaataTTTCAAGCCACTTTATTACAAAATATTTCCTTCAATACCTTCAAAATCTAATTAAAATAAACTACttgagaatgaaaaagaaaggaaatatctgaaattaaataaatgaacagatAATGAGTTAAGTTTAGAGTTTGAATTGTAATTGTACTTTTGCTCTGACTGCCTGAATACAGGACTAGGGCTACATGTGGCCCCATGGCTGATCTTTCGACCTCTGTTATAATGCAGTAGTAAAGTAAGGCATTACTTTAAACACCTTTAAGTGCATCACATTCGTATTTGGGAGTCTTTCCCCAAAGCCTTCTTTCATTCAATCTTGTGACGGATAAACACCATGACACCATGACACACAGCGTACAAATGAATTCACAGGGActtctttattttgaagggcacCAAGGGCCTGTGGCCATCAGATTAATGCACTGCCCTTAAAACATTGAATGGAGTGGTGGCCAGAGCCACACTCTCCTGTGTTACACATATTAAAACATAGTTTCCTTCTGTTTCCTTCTCTTCATGGGTCATATACTATCACTTGTCATCGTCACGGGATGAACTTGAGATTTCCTATACAGCTCTCGCTCGTCAAAGCGCTTCATTATGATACCAACGGTCCCTCTGGCAGCCAcataaatctttatttatttatcttcgcCCGTAATCACCCTGATCGCCTGGAGTTTCTCTTTGAACTCGCTGCTGCTTTAATCATGTTCACAACCCACTGTGTCCTGAGCGGACCTGGAACGAATCCCTACATGACACTGCTCTGTTTATCaataggcaaaaaaaaaataatatgaaagCTAACGCGAGGCTTTTGTTCCAGTGGCCTCACTTTTCAGTCAACGCAACCCGAGATAAGGATAACTGATTCCATGAGCCGTGATCACAGAGCACTCGCAGCTATTAATACACCCTCAAATGTTCCGCGCTCATTAGAAACCATGCGTCTGCGCAATCGGTGTAAAATACGACTTATCTGCCTCTAACTTCTGAACGTTTCTAAATAGGCGAGAACGGCGTACTGAGAATGGTGGGACAAACATTGCGATCGTTCTAATATTTTTGCCCCGGTAGCATGACGGCGCTTTGTGCTCTGTAGCGCCGACCAGAGGCTGTTTTGGCCTGAAGAAACGAGGGAGAAAGTCTGTTCCTCTTTCTTCCCGTTCGTTGAACTTCTTCCTATGGGGTAATATACCATGCATTACTAGGCAAACATGGTGAGAAATTCAATATCATCTTGATGTGATGAGATTAAAAAATTGTATATTGtatatgaattatatatatatatatatatatatatatatatatatatatatatatatatatatatatatatatatatatatatatatatatatatatatatatatatatatattcaattcattatattatatcttttttttaatctcatcaCATCAAGATGATATTGAATTTCATCTTTAACGTCTCCTTTAAAGTAACCCTATACTTACTGAAATGGAAATCAGTCTGATTTTTGCTGCAAGATTAGGTGTAAATGTAGGTGTAAAATTAAGTTTTGTCAGCTTCATATATCATTTTTGGCTCTAAAACTATTTGAGCAACGTTACGTGTAACTACAACAAGTAGCATCGGAACTCATTCATTTGCATTATGACCTGGATAACTGTCTTCAAGCCAAGGTTTGGCAAGAGATGACAGTGTCAGCTACTGCGGTGTCGTAGAAAACTTGCCTTTACTCGTCTCACACGATCAAGTCAAGGAAGCACCCATCAAATAAGAGTTTGCTGTGCTCTGTCTGGAAGGCGCAATGCAAACCCAACAGTGGTGTATCTACAGAGTCAACATTTTGAGTGTCCTTAAGTCAACCTCCTACTCTCAATATGGCAAATACAACAGTGAGCAGATTATTAGTTGTTACTACGTCCAGATTTAATACTGCTCATTGGTATTTGCATGAAAAGGACACACAACGCAACCCATTGAGCAAATTCTTTTCAGAGCAAATGAAAGTGGCCTGACATGGTCTTAGCATCAAGCGTGGCCTCACGTCGACATCATGAGACAATTTGCATGGCTGTTCCTTTCCCCTCCGGTTAACTGCTTGAAGAACAAGCCATATAACGTTTGGAAAGACAAACAACACCTCATTGTTCCTCCAGGTTATGCACCAACAACCTCGGGCCGTACCAGTCTGCGTCCAATTCACATCTGAAGATGGAGCGTTACCTTTCTTCACCTCACTGGGGTCACGCCTCTGACGTTTGTCAAACTCTGTAAGACGACCTGAATGCTGCTCACACAAGACAGGGGTTTCTGAATGATGGTAGGTGTGGTACAGTGTACTGTAAGTCGATTTCCATGTTGGTTTCAAAGCAATGATATTTTGTTGCTAGTcattaacaataataaacagtaATTTAAAGGGCTAATGCCTTAGGCTAAAACAATCATTCAAGCTAAAATGATCAatataatataaacaatataaGTGTTGCAGTAAAATAGAATAacgaaacaaagcaaaacaaaaaatacgaCACAAAAATACAATATGATTTTTACCTTTTTCTGACTATTGGGAAAGTTGCAtcttttcacttcacttccaTTACATCAATATTGCTGtctattaaaaatgaaacatatcTCAAACGGAAaattacaaaaatacaaaaatgatcagcctgtgaaatatatttgtattcctttttttggtaaatgtacatatttgtttttattacttcAAGtaactgatttaaaaatgaaatatgttaACAATAACAAATACATATAAGATGAACGGATGTGCTATTGTACTATTGCATACCCTGCATATTCGCTGTGCTCCAGGGACACGGGTCAACAGGAGCACCACTCATACACACATAAAATACAGTCAACATTTAACCTTCAAGTTCTTAGCCATTTTGACCTTTATGGTGTAGCACTGACCACCACATTTGTACAACTGGAAGATGTTTGATCATGAGAAATATTCACCCTGGATAAAGCTGCGGGATAAtttaaataatcttttttttccaacaagtAGGAacaaaaaaagccaaaacagCTCAATTTGCAGCACCAACCTGCTCTAATCACATTCCCCTACCAGAGTGTGGAAGTCAGGCTTCATGAGGTGACACACTCAGCCGTGTCTATTTGTTGTGCCACTTTGCTGTGCTTGTTTATACGCACAAACAGAAGAGCCTGTCAAGGCCAAGTCTGTGGAAGCATGTGAACACTTGACCCAGAGCCGTTCTCAATTCAGCTGTCACACACTCTTATGACACAGCTGCAGGCGTGAAGTCATGGCTGTTTAGTCAACAGCCATTGCATTGAGTCCAAGGTTTAATCACAACAGTTTGATCAGTCACAACACAAAGGTTTGTCACTTAGAcaatctgtgtttgtttttgtaaatgcgACTCGTCCGTGTTTAACAACACTTGAGTCTCCCTGTTGTCAGTTGAGTTTGTGGTTCCAGCActttcgcaaaaaaaaaaaaaaaaaaagagtatacTAGTTCAATCACCATGGCCTTTTGTTGTCAGTGCGTTCCACGTGTATGCTGTTTGAAGTTAGTCACACTGCAGAGGGAATATacagcacaaaaacacatcacgGCACGGAAATATGTTGCACTAATTTTTCTACTTCACTCGCCCTTTACACTCAAATACACAGTCCAGATAGTTTCTTTTCTGAACTACTTTTATTTCTCGGATATCACATTCCTCTCAAGATGTTTTTAACAGTGCGTTGGGTTACAAAATTGCAGTACGATACAAGAGTAAGACCGTAGAGGAGTACAAAACGTGACAGGTCTGGTTAACATCACTTGACAGGAATCATTCTAAACAACGCACACATCCGTATGGGCTTCATCAGTGTGCTCTCAGACAGACTTGCAATGGTGTCGCACTTCTTCCACACATGCACTTAGACGATTGGGTGTGTCCACTTACATATGCACCAACTCTCCATTTTCCAACAGAAAAAACAGGCACATGAGAACACTGGCATACATTCATACCTttaacacacactctctgacaCTGTTTCCTCATGTCTTatacacatccacacacagacaaagtAGAAAAACATCACTACATGTCGACAAAGATCATCAAGCAAGAGCCCAAGCCCCCCACCAGGAACATGGTGATCTTCATACTGTAGATGAGCAGTTCGCTAACCACACCAAAGTCCAGACGGCGgtgtcccagcagcagcaggatgacTGACAGCTTGTACTGCAACCGCAGCAGGACGCGCACAAAGAAGTACTGCAGGAAGAAGAGCGTGGACAGCGCCACCCAAAGGAGGGAGGTCAGCAGGCTGCAGCCGAAGAACAGCAGGAAGCGCAGGAAGCTGTACATGCAGCGGGAGCGCAGGTACAGATCAAAGTTGTCATACTTGGTACGCTCCAGCCTGTTGGAGTGAGCCGACCCCGTGGCCGAGTGCATGCAGGTGGTGTGGGGGCCATGGAAACTGCGCGCCCGACGCGGTATGGGGATTACAGGCATGGGGCGGGGCTACCACAGCCCAGGTGCAAGTCAGGAGACCCAGTTAGATGTCCAGTCCTTGAGTCAAGACGTCACATGGCAGAAAGGATCCCTGCAGTTCGAACATCCTCACCAGCAGAAAATCTTCAGGGAGGGAAAAATGTCATCGGTTTAATCTTCACTGGTGTTTAACAACATTTACAATGTAGATCTTCTACAGACTTTAATAGTTGCAAAAAAGCTACACTGTGGAGACCCAGCACATATGCAACAGACACATggatgttgatgatgaagattacaaagcagcagaagcagagggaGCCAAAAAATGACGTtcatgaaggtggaggaggctgaatgACTGTGGCACACATATCAGCActtaaataaactaaataacaaACTACACTAAACTAACTGATAACATCATACACACACAGCCATGCAAATTGTAAAAGTGTGATATAAACAATTACATTTACAATGAAAAAGCTGATGTTTGATTAGCAATACATTGTCTTCATAAAATTGCAGTGATCTAACGCCCATATACTAAACTTAATCGACGTACAACATACAGATTATTTacaattttcttcattttgtttgccTCGACATGATTCACTTAATGTTTTGTGATGAATTTCTGAGAAACATACtatttaaaatgacaacaaaatgtgCACTGCAACATATTTTGGAAttaagtgaataaatgaatgtcttAATTGCAAACACACAAGAGTCACTTACCTAAAAAGCATCTGTCCACGTTTCTCACAGGATCACTGTCAAGTGTCTTTTCCTCGAGAACAGCGACACCGATTGATCGGCAAACATCGAGCCCAGCAGATTTTCTTAATCAAAAtctacacaaacaaatacataatcCACTTTTAATTCCACAAAAGATACATTTGCAAAACGAACCAGCAGAAGCATGAAGAGCTAGT
It contains:
- the LOC128749946 gene encoding transmembrane protein 250, whose protein sequence is MPVIPIPRRARSFHGPHTTCMHSATGSAHSNRLERTKYDNFDLYLRSRCMYSFLRFLLFFGCSLLTSLLWVALSTLFFLQYFFVRVLLRLQYKLSVILLLLGHRRLDFGVVSELLIYSMKITMFLVGGLGSCLMIFVDM